In one window of Pedosphaera parvula Ellin514 DNA:
- the larA gene encoding nickel-dependent lactate racemase — MNVKLAYGHGHLSIDLPENRTTVIEPSRIPGLADERAAVIAALENPISAKPLRDWIKSTDKVCIGFTDITRATPNDRIIPWLLQHLSHVPRENITLLNSLGTHRPNTREELERLLTPAVVRDYRVLNHEPENPAELVQFGTTRDGTPALINRHLAQADVRIITGFIEPHFFAGFSGGPKGIMPGLAGLQTVMSNHGEKNIGHPRSTFGVTEGNPIWEEMRDIALRVGPSFLLNVTLNEQRQITGVFAGDLVAAHKAGYEFVRQSAMQRVKAPFEIVITTNSGYPLDQNLYQGVKGMSAGARIIQKGGMMILACESREGVPAQSPMDMLLRSAKSPEEILTMLATPGFLRPEQWQAQIQALIQRKAKVLLYSSLPDEVVHAAHLTPCHDISAVVNDRLQELDPGARVAVLPQGPLTIPYLA; from the coding sequence ATGAACGTCAAACTTGCCTACGGTCACGGACACTTGTCCATTGATTTGCCCGAGAACCGCACCACTGTGATCGAGCCTTCCCGAATACCGGGTTTGGCTGATGAACGGGCTGCGGTTATCGCTGCCTTGGAGAATCCCATCTCCGCCAAACCGTTGCGTGACTGGATCAAGTCGACGGACAAGGTGTGCATTGGTTTCACAGATATTACGCGAGCCACGCCCAATGACCGGATTATCCCGTGGCTGCTGCAACATTTGTCGCATGTTCCGAGGGAAAACATCACATTGCTTAATTCATTGGGCACCCATCGCCCGAATACTCGTGAAGAACTTGAGAGGCTACTGACACCCGCAGTGGTTCGTGATTACCGCGTATTAAACCATGAGCCCGAGAATCCCGCCGAGCTCGTTCAGTTCGGCACCACCCGGGATGGCACCCCTGCGCTGATCAACCGTCATTTGGCCCAAGCGGACGTGCGCATCATTACCGGTTTTATTGAGCCTCATTTTTTTGCCGGATTCAGTGGCGGACCGAAAGGGATCATGCCCGGCCTAGCGGGATTGCAGACTGTGATGAGTAATCACGGTGAGAAAAACATCGGCCATCCCAGATCAACATTTGGCGTGACTGAAGGCAATCCGATTTGGGAGGAAATGCGCGATATTGCCTTGCGCGTGGGACCGAGCTTCCTGCTCAACGTAACTTTAAACGAGCAGCGCCAGATTACCGGGGTGTTCGCAGGCGACCTGGTCGCCGCCCATAAAGCCGGCTATGAATTTGTGCGGCAATCCGCAATGCAACGGGTAAAAGCTCCGTTTGAAATTGTTATCACCACGAACAGCGGTTATCCCCTTGATCAAAACCTGTATCAGGGTGTGAAGGGAATGAGTGCGGGTGCGCGCATCATTCAGAAGGGTGGAATGATGATCCTTGCCTGTGAATCCCGCGAAGGGGTTCCCGCGCAAAGTCCCATGGACATGCTGCTCCGAAGCGCAAAAAGCCCTGAAGAGATTTTGACCATGCTTGCAACTCCTGGCTTTTTGCGTCCCGAACAATGGCAGGCTCAAATTCAGGCCCTGATTCAACGTAAAGCAAAAGTATTGCTATACAGTTCCCTGCCCGATGAAGTCGTTCACGCCGCTCACCTTACTCCATGTCACGATATCAGCGCTGTAGTGAATGATCGACTTCAAGAACTTGACCCCGGCGCACGGGTGGCTGTGCTGCCGCAAGGGCCTTTAACCATCCCCTATCTGGCCTGA
- a CDS encoding M48 family metallopeptidase codes for MKQKTLKYLSCITFGLSIWTLTGCQTAPVTGRSQLSLVSADQATQMGLSEFDKMKKEQKISTNPAENALVQKVGKRIAEVAGKDMPNAQWEFVVFDSKEANAFCLPGGKVGVYSGILPITQDEAGLATVLGHEIAHATAHHGDERMSHQMVAQEGQQLIGTALGNKSQTTQQLAALAYGAGSQYGVLMPFSRKQESEADHIGLVYMSKAGYDPKAALAFWQRFAEYNKQQGGGTTPGFLSDHPVDATRIADIQKWLPEAQAASNQTSK; via the coding sequence ATGAAGCAGAAAACACTTAAATACCTCTCGTGCATTACCTTTGGATTATCCATCTGGACGCTCACCGGTTGCCAGACTGCACCCGTGACTGGACGTTCCCAACTCAGCCTGGTTTCTGCAGATCAAGCCACGCAGATGGGATTGTCCGAGTTCGATAAAATGAAAAAGGAACAAAAGATCAGCACGAACCCGGCAGAGAATGCCCTCGTCCAAAAGGTCGGCAAGCGCATTGCGGAAGTTGCGGGCAAGGACATGCCCAATGCCCAGTGGGAATTCGTCGTGTTCGACAGCAAGGAAGCGAATGCCTTTTGCCTGCCCGGTGGCAAAGTGGGCGTCTATTCCGGCATCTTGCCAATCACACAGGATGAAGCCGGGCTGGCCACAGTTTTGGGCCATGAAATCGCGCATGCCACCGCTCATCATGGCGATGAACGCATGAGCCACCAAATGGTTGCCCAGGAGGGCCAACAGTTGATTGGTACAGCGTTGGGCAACAAATCACAAACCACCCAACAGCTCGCCGCACTGGCCTACGGTGCTGGCAGTCAATATGGTGTGTTGATGCCATTCAGCCGCAAACAGGAATCCGAGGCGGATCATATCGGTCTGGTTTACATGTCCAAGGCGGGTTACGATCCGAAAGCCGCGCTGGCTTTTTGGCAACGCTTTGCCGAATACAACAAGCAACAGGGTGGGGGGACGACTCCTGGCTTCCTGAGCGATCATCCGGTCGATGCCACCCGCATTGCCGATATACAGAAGTGGCTGCCCGAAGCCCAGGCGGCAAGCAACCAAACAAGTAAATAA
- a CDS encoding arylsulfatase produces the protein MSRYTLSLCRKLLLWSMVSFSGLLTLTSDAQTSTNRPPAPRRPNIILILADDLGYGDLGCYGQTQIKTPNIDKLAEDGMKFTSFYAGSTVCAPSRATLMTGKNTGHVNIRGNADLSLNGEELTIAKILKLAGYATGCIGKWGLGNEGSPGLPGRQGFDEYLGYLDQVQAHDYYPTHLFRSDSKGEESKIALTENDADHKGLYSNDFFTQSALNYLRINKPSKLNKHRSFFLYLPYTLPHANNELGNRTGNGMEVPSTEPYTNEQWPQVEKNKAAMITRLDHYVGEIMDYLKKSKLDENTVVIFASDNGPHKEGGVNPKYFNSAGGLRGIKRDLYEGGIRVPFIVRWPARVKAGSISDAPLAFWDFLPTAAEIARTSSPTNIDGISFLPTLLGKAQTNRHQYLYWEFHEQGFDQAVRMGDWKAVRHGINGPIELYNLKTDVSEKDNVADKNPEVMAKIADYLKKARTDDPRWPAKTVAEIKEDQETKVK, from the coding sequence ATGTCTCGTTACACTTTAAGTCTTTGCCGGAAGCTTTTGCTCTGGTCGATGGTTTCGTTCTCGGGGCTCCTAACCCTGACCTCAGACGCTCAAACGAGCACCAATCGGCCCCCTGCCCCGCGGCGTCCGAACATTATTCTCATCCTTGCCGATGATTTGGGTTATGGCGATCTCGGTTGTTATGGACAAACACAGATAAAGACACCGAACATCGATAAACTGGCTGAAGACGGTATGAAGTTCACCAGCTTTTATGCTGGCAGCACCGTTTGTGCGCCATCACGAGCCACTCTCATGACCGGTAAAAATACCGGCCACGTAAACATCCGTGGAAATGCTGACCTTTCTCTTAACGGTGAGGAGCTTACCATTGCGAAAATTCTGAAACTTGCCGGTTACGCAACAGGATGTATTGGCAAGTGGGGCTTGGGAAATGAAGGTAGTCCCGGTCTGCCGGGTCGACAAGGCTTTGATGAGTATTTGGGTTACCTGGACCAGGTTCAGGCCCATGACTACTATCCCACACATCTTTTTCGCAGTGATTCAAAAGGTGAGGAATCAAAAATCGCACTCACTGAAAATGATGCTGATCACAAGGGTCTTTATTCCAACGATTTTTTTACTCAATCCGCACTGAATTACCTTCGCATCAACAAGCCGAGCAAGCTCAACAAACACCGATCCTTTTTTCTGTATCTTCCTTACACCCTGCCGCATGCCAACAACGAATTGGGAAACAGAACCGGCAACGGCATGGAAGTTCCCAGCACCGAGCCCTACACAAATGAACAATGGCCTCAGGTGGAAAAAAACAAGGCTGCCATGATTACGAGGCTCGATCACTACGTTGGGGAGATCATGGATTATTTGAAAAAGTCCAAGCTCGACGAAAACACCGTGGTGATTTTCGCGAGTGACAACGGGCCTCACAAGGAAGGCGGGGTCAATCCCAAATATTTCAACAGCGCGGGCGGCCTGCGTGGCATCAAACGTGATCTTTACGAGGGCGGCATTCGTGTGCCCTTCATCGTGCGCTGGCCTGCCAGGGTAAAGGCAGGCAGCATTAGCGATGCGCCACTTGCCTTCTGGGATTTTCTGCCGACCGCTGCCGAGATTGCCCGCACCTCAAGCCCAACCAATATCGATGGCATCTCCTTCCTTCCCACCCTCTTGGGCAAGGCTCAAACCAATAGGCATCAGTATCTCTATTGGGAGTTTCATGAGCAGGGATTTGATCAGGCTGTCCGCATGGGTGACTGGAAGGCCGTCCGTCATGGTATCAATGGTCCAATCGAGCTTTATAATCTTAAGACTGATGTGAGCGAAAAGGACAATGTCGCCGATAAGAACCCAGAGGTGATGGCTAAAATTGCCGATTACCTCAAAAAGGCCCGCACTGATGACCCTCGTTGGCCGGCAAAGACAGTCGCCGAGATCAAAGAAGACCAGGAAACGAAGGTTAAATAA
- a CDS encoding NBR1-Ig-like domain-containing protein, with protein sequence MKKHNIFASASPIGIVSISLGILIGNISVLAADNAALISVSVTNNQPVMPRTIFTQTWTVQNTGTTTWTAGASGYTLNMVGRDSLGAIELYTNTASKHYKPTAIINGGHSVAPGQQATFSMSFIAPEPAGLYTDTFQMNSASSVFFGPMLTVQVTVQSAGSTNQYDRARAVSFANNYAGYVVPDGYFWTNSSGFYFYGSNAPVPTTLIGDDCAHFVSCCIGRQTNEWGGGLPIPSRASPTYGEPGAGRLVSTVLIGGGYAKEVFSLNDMMPGDVVGWNWEGDTNIANLDHVTFYVGNGMLASHAASALDVSANTWYQSSESLAV encoded by the coding sequence ATGAAAAAGCATAATATTTTCGCTTCCGCCTCCCCTATTGGCATCGTGTCAATTTCTTTGGGGATATTGATTGGAAATATCAGTGTTCTGGCAGCGGACAACGCGGCTTTGATTTCCGTTTCGGTCACCAACAACCAGCCGGTGATGCCGAGAACAATTTTCACCCAGACTTGGACGGTTCAAAATACTGGAACGACAACCTGGACGGCGGGTGCGTCGGGTTACACTTTAAACATGGTCGGCCGGGATAGTTTGGGCGCGATAGAGCTTTACACAAATACTGCATCGAAGCATTACAAGCCCACGGCGATTATTAACGGCGGACATTCGGTAGCGCCGGGTCAACAGGCGACGTTCAGCATGAGTTTCATCGCGCCTGAGCCGGCTGGATTGTATACCGATACTTTTCAGATGAACAGTGCCAGCAGTGTTTTCTTTGGACCGATGTTGACCGTGCAGGTCACGGTTCAAAGTGCAGGCTCAACCAACCAGTATGACAGGGCCAGGGCAGTTTCCTTTGCCAATAATTATGCCGGTTATGTGGTCCCGGATGGCTACTTTTGGACGAATAGCTCCGGTTTTTATTTTTACGGCTCGAACGCTCCAGTTCCCACAACCTTAATTGGGGATGATTGTGCACATTTCGTCTCCTGCTGCATCGGAAGACAGACGAATGAGTGGGGCGGCGGTTTGCCTATTCCGAGTCGCGCATCGCCGACTTACGGTGAACCGGGTGCAGGTCGGTTGGTGAGTACGGTCTTGATCGGGGGCGGTTATGCGAAGGAGGTTTTCTCACTGAACGACATGATGCCGGGAGATGTAGTGGGTTGGAATTGGGAAGGCGATACAAACATTGCCAACCTGGACCACGTCACGTTTTATGTTGGCAACGGCATGCTCGCATCTCATGCCGCCTCAGCGCTCGATGTTTCCGCCAACACGTGGTACCAAAGCTCGGAATCGCTTGCGGTGTGA
- a CDS encoding formylglycine-generating enzyme family protein, whose amino-acid sequence MSNNAKRSYFWPALIASAFVFGAVLWGLWMYKLVKQTRSYKENAFPVPRSEPVDTPPTNGTAPRSEAVVPNTNGMAWIQGGTFYMGSEEGRPDEKPVHQVTVHGFWMDKTEVSNEQFEKFVQSTGYITMAERKPNPKDYPDADPSLLVPGSVVFSPPSESVPLTDASAWWRYVPGADWRHPEGPNSTIKGREKHPVVHVAWEDAMAYAKWAGKRLPTEAEWEYAARGGLDRQPYVWGKEMNTNGNWQANIWEGHFPNEDTGADGFKGTAPVATFKPNGYGLHDMAGNVWEWCSDWYRPDYYAQSVGKNPKGPEDSFDPEEPGAKKRVQRGGSYLCNDVYCSGYKPSSRMKCTPDTGLSHSGFRCVWSN is encoded by the coding sequence ATGAGTAATAATGCAAAACGCAGTTATTTCTGGCCCGCCTTGATCGCGAGTGCTTTTGTTTTCGGGGCAGTCCTGTGGGGGCTTTGGATGTACAAGTTGGTCAAACAAACCCGAAGCTACAAGGAAAACGCGTTTCCAGTGCCCCGTTCTGAGCCGGTTGATACACCTCCGACCAACGGTACCGCGCCAAGATCGGAAGCAGTTGTGCCGAACACCAATGGAATGGCATGGATTCAAGGTGGGACTTTTTATATGGGCTCAGAGGAAGGCAGACCGGATGAAAAGCCTGTTCATCAAGTGACTGTGCATGGATTCTGGATGGATAAGACAGAGGTTTCGAACGAACAGTTTGAGAAGTTCGTGCAGTCAACCGGTTACATCACCATGGCCGAACGAAAGCCTAACCCGAAGGATTATCCCGATGCTGATCCTTCTCTGTTGGTGCCCGGTTCAGTGGTATTTTCTCCTCCATCCGAATCTGTGCCTCTGACTGATGCCTCAGCCTGGTGGCGATATGTTCCCGGAGCCGATTGGCGTCATCCTGAAGGTCCCAATTCCACGATTAAAGGTCGTGAGAAGCATCCGGTAGTTCACGTCGCGTGGGAAGACGCCATGGCCTATGCGAAATGGGCGGGTAAGCGGTTGCCCACCGAGGCTGAGTGGGAGTACGCGGCTCGCGGTGGGTTGGACCGCCAGCCGTATGTCTGGGGAAAAGAGATGAACACCAATGGAAATTGGCAGGCCAATATTTGGGAAGGCCATTTTCCAAATGAAGATACGGGTGCTGATGGATTCAAGGGAACTGCTCCCGTGGCCACCTTTAAGCCCAATGGCTATGGGCTCCATGACATGGCTGGAAACGTCTGGGAATGGTGCTCAGACTGGTATCGCCCGGACTATTACGCGCAAAGCGTTGGAAAAAACCCGAAGGGTCCCGAGGATAGCTTTGATCCGGAAGAACCCGGTGCGAAGAAGCGTGTGCAACGTGGCGGTTCGTATCTTTGCAATGATGTTTATTGCAGTGGCTACAAGCCGAGTTCACGCATGAAATGCACGCCGGACACGGGGCTGTCACACAGCGGGTTTCGCTGTGTTTGGTCCAACTAA
- a CDS encoding CPBP family intramembrane glutamic endopeptidase yields the protein MNLEGIPPIITTNDSNEQPISVARWRWWVHLVLLALFPLTIGALTIFSGSRKVGPALPEDVTGLLYVSVSELGFFTVLFCIAWLFSHANGKQLLLRWRGSWQPIVLGFVGSIVLRIAVMVLATIGMIFWFLLRGMNEKEMQNLKSQSEHIINASALTNNPLYLFLTLTLISFVVAGLREELWRAGMLAGFNALFPKSHGSFKKEMGYVCIVAVLFGLGHTLQGLSGVLLTTLLGVGLGAIMIWRKSIWEAVIAHGFFDASTFAMLYMLAKYFPEALKHVASI from the coding sequence ATGAATTTAGAAGGCATACCACCAATCATCACAACGAATGACTCCAACGAACAACCAATTAGTGTGGCTCGTTGGCGATGGTGGGTGCACCTTGTGCTTTTGGCACTATTCCCACTGACGATTGGGGCTCTGACGATATTTTCGGGAAGCCGCAAAGTTGGTCCCGCTCTTCCCGAAGATGTCACCGGACTGCTTTACGTCTCCGTTTCCGAGCTCGGCTTCTTCACCGTTCTTTTTTGCATTGCCTGGCTTTTTTCCCATGCAAACGGAAAACAACTGTTGCTGAGGTGGCGTGGAAGCTGGCAACCCATCGTCCTGGGTTTCGTGGGTTCGATAGTTCTACGCATTGCCGTGATGGTTCTGGCTACAATTGGCATGATTTTTTGGTTCCTGCTTCGGGGAATGAATGAGAAGGAAATGCAGAACCTGAAATCCCAGTCAGAACATATCATCAATGCTTCGGCACTCACAAATAATCCGCTCTACCTGTTCCTGACATTGACGCTGATCAGCTTTGTGGTCGCCGGGTTGCGGGAGGAACTCTGGCGTGCTGGCATGTTGGCAGGATTTAATGCTTTGTTCCCGAAAAGCCATGGCAGCTTCAAAAAGGAAATGGGATATGTCTGTATCGTGGCTGTGTTGTTCGGTTTGGGACATACACTGCAGGGTTTGAGCGGCGTTCTGCTGACCACACTGCTTGGAGTTGGACTGGGCGCAATCATGATCTGGCGCAAATCGATTTGGGAAGCGGTCATCGCTCACGGTTTTTTCGATGCGAGCACTTTTGCGATGCTCTACATGCTCGCAAAATATTTTCCAGAAGCCTTGAAGCATGTGGCCTCGATTTGA
- a CDS encoding TolC family protein has translation MRFVELTIHCLLVLASITASAEDAKPLSLKDAEAIALQKHPRITAAELRALASKQVTREARSAYYPTITGNATLAGGSGNNTRIAAGGLNNPLILDRNAEGINVNQLIYDFGRTANLTASSELRSRAEEENALATRAQIVLQVDAAYFDALQAQSVLGVANQTVATRQTLFDQINELANNKLKSGLDVSFARVSLEEGKLLLAKTENDLQGAFASLAALLGDRDQQQYHLLDTASPASLNMDQNQLVEKALQNRPDLARLRFEKEAAKKFARAEKDLHYPTINAMGSAGIIPLHDSKLNDNYAAAGINVSLPIFDGFLFSARAKEAELRAKAVEATMLDEENNIVRDVKLAALNLNYAAERVTLTGKLVESANDAFDLAQARYKVGSSSIVELSQAQLAKTEAEIAQARAKYEYQVRKSVLSYQTGEIK, from the coding sequence TTGAACTGACCATTCATTGCCTTTTGGTTCTAGCGAGCATCACCGCTTCGGCGGAGGATGCCAAACCGTTGAGTCTGAAGGATGCAGAGGCCATTGCACTGCAAAAGCATCCCCGGATTACGGCGGCGGAGCTAAGAGCCCTCGCTTCCAAACAGGTGACCCGTGAAGCACGGTCAGCTTACTATCCCACGATCACCGGGAATGCCACGCTCGCTGGAGGCTCTGGCAACAATACGCGTATCGCCGCTGGCGGCTTGAACAACCCACTCATCCTGGATCGAAATGCGGAAGGCATTAATGTCAACCAGTTAATCTACGATTTCGGACGCACCGCGAATTTGACGGCGAGTTCGGAATTGCGTTCCAGGGCCGAGGAGGAAAATGCTCTGGCAACGCGCGCGCAAATTGTGTTGCAAGTGGATGCCGCGTATTTTGATGCCTTGCAGGCGCAATCCGTTCTCGGAGTGGCTAACCAGACGGTGGCGACACGGCAGACGCTTTTTGACCAGATAAATGAACTTGCGAACAACAAGCTGAAATCGGGTTTGGATGTGAGTTTTGCGCGGGTGAGCCTGGAGGAAGGCAAGCTGTTGCTGGCCAAAACGGAGAATGACCTGCAAGGGGCTTTTGCCTCGCTCGCGGCGCTTTTGGGAGATCGTGACCAGCAACAATACCATCTGCTGGATACAGCTTCTCCAGCCTCGTTGAATATGGACCAAAATCAATTGGTCGAAAAAGCCCTGCAGAACCGGCCGGATCTGGCGCGGCTGCGCTTTGAGAAGGAGGCCGCAAAAAAGTTTGCCCGCGCAGAGAAGGATCTGCATTACCCAACCATCAATGCCATGGGCAGCGCGGGAATTATTCCTCTGCATGATTCCAAATTGAATGACAACTATGCCGCTGCGGGGATTAACGTGAGTTTGCCCATTTTTGACGGTTTCCTCTTTTCGGCCCGCGCGAAGGAGGCTGAACTCAGGGCGAAAGCAGTGGAGGCGACCATGCTCGATGAGGAAAACAATATCGTCCGTGATGTGAAGCTCGCGGCGCTGAACCTGAACTACGCGGCCGAGCGGGTGACGCTCACCGGCAAGTTGGTCGAGAGCGCCAATGATGCCTTTGATCTGGCTCAAGCCCGCTACAAGGTCGGCTCCAGCTCCATTGTTGAATTAAGCCAGGCGCAGTTGGCGAAGACTGAAGCGGAAATAGCACAAGCCCGGGCCAAATATGAATATCAGGTCCGGAAATCGGTCCTGAGCTACCAAACCGGAGAGATCAAATAG